The Endozoicomonas montiporae CL-33 genome contains a region encoding:
- the recN gene encoding DNA repair protein RecN — MSISNFAIVDQLDLDIESGMTVITGETGAGKSIMLDALGLATGDRADPDCIRTGADRAEIHAIFDLTHCPDAGKWLENKELLSDNECILRRVITKEGRSRAYINGTPSPLSDLRSIGELLVDIHGQHESQSLLKKNSHRLLLDDFANTRKLATEVAFIAHQHNRIQTELDELLNSQQEQHERVQLLTYQLEEFEQLSLQEGELPELEKELQQLNHAEATLSACQQINHICSDSDAGNLLQQLTHCMHLLGDLSVDHPAISSTMDMLSSAHIQVEEAVGELNHFIDHFDADPQRMQEVDERLSAIYDLARKHRAHPDELLDKQLSLANELERIQFSDEHADALHQKLEELKEKYQTKAEKLSERRQKASRKLEKQVIGRMSLLGMPRGLFNVSLTPHDTRTLSPLGREEIEFLVTTNPGQPPRPLAKVASGGELSRISLAIQVITAQTSRIPSMVFDEVDVGIGGGTAEIVGSMLRELGEKSQVLCVTHQPQVASQGHQHLFVSKKHNKSTSSTRIARLDGDHRIQEIARMLGGVEITRSTLTHAEEMLGLPA, encoded by the coding sequence ATGTCTATCAGCAATTTCGCCATCGTTGACCAACTCGATCTGGATATTGAATCCGGCATGACCGTGATTACCGGCGAAACCGGCGCGGGCAAATCCATCATGCTCGACGCCCTCGGACTGGCAACGGGCGATCGTGCCGACCCGGACTGTATTCGCACCGGGGCTGACCGGGCAGAAATCCACGCCATCTTTGATCTCACCCATTGCCCGGATGCCGGCAAATGGCTGGAAAACAAAGAGCTGCTCAGTGACAACGAATGTATTCTGCGTCGCGTTATCACCAAAGAGGGTCGTTCCAGAGCATATATCAACGGAACCCCCTCTCCCCTCTCAGACCTTCGCAGCATTGGCGAGCTGCTGGTCGATATTCATGGTCAACACGAATCCCAGTCCCTGTTGAAAAAGAACAGTCACCGCCTGCTGCTGGACGACTTCGCCAACACCCGCAAACTGGCTACCGAGGTAGCCTTTATCGCCCACCAGCACAACCGTATTCAGACAGAATTAGACGAGCTGCTGAATAGTCAGCAAGAACAGCACGAACGTGTTCAGCTCCTGACTTACCAGCTGGAAGAGTTTGAACAGCTGTCCCTGCAAGAAGGCGAGCTACCGGAGCTGGAAAAAGAACTGCAACAACTGAACCATGCCGAAGCCACCTTGTCCGCCTGCCAGCAGATTAACCATATCTGTTCCGACAGCGATGCAGGCAACCTGCTTCAGCAGCTGACTCACTGTATGCATTTGCTGGGCGACCTTTCCGTTGACCACCCGGCCATTAGCAGCACCATGGATATGCTCTCATCAGCCCATATTCAGGTCGAAGAAGCCGTGGGTGAACTGAATCATTTCATTGATCATTTTGACGCTGACCCGCAACGGATGCAGGAAGTGGATGAGCGCCTCAGTGCCATATACGATCTGGCACGAAAGCATAGGGCTCATCCCGACGAGCTATTGGACAAACAACTCTCTCTTGCCAATGAGCTGGAAAGAATTCAATTCAGCGACGAACACGCTGATGCCCTGCACCAGAAGCTGGAAGAACTCAAAGAGAAGTACCAGACCAAAGCAGAAAAGCTGTCTGAACGTCGTCAGAAAGCCTCCCGAAAACTGGAAAAACAGGTCATTGGCCGAATGAGCCTGCTGGGTATGCCGCGAGGTTTGTTCAATGTTTCATTAACACCGCATGACACCAGAACGCTTTCTCCTCTTGGACGGGAAGAGATTGAGTTTCTGGTCACAACCAACCCGGGGCAACCACCCAGACCTCTGGCAAAAGTCGCCTCGGGCGGCGAACTCTCCCGCATCAGCCTTGCCATACAGGTCATCACGGCGCAAACCTCCCGCATTCCCAGTATGGTATTCGATGAAGTCGATGTCGGCATCGGCGGTGGAACCGCCGAAATTGTCGGTTCCATGCTCAGAGAGCTGGGTGAAAAAAGTCAGGTACTGTGCGTTACCCATCAGCCACAGGTCGCCTCACAAGGCCACCAACATCTGTTCGTCAGTAAGAAGCACAACAAATCAACTTCCAGTACCCGGATTGCCCGTCTGGATGGTGATCACCGCATTCAAGAAATAGCCAGAATGCTTGGCGGTGTTGAAATCACCCGCTCAACACTGACTCACGCCGAAGAAATGCTTGGTCTTCCTGCCTGA
- the fur gene encoding ferric iron uptake transcriptional regulator, producing the protein MLENQELRKAGLKVTLPRVKILQILEGSQGLHMSAEDVYKALLEAEEDVGLATVYRVLTQFEGAGLVVRHNFDSGHSVFELARGEHHDHMVCVESGDIIEFVDEEIERRQKEVADQHGYEIVDHNLVLYVKPKDK; encoded by the coding sequence GTGTTGGAAAATCAAGAATTGCGCAAAGCGGGTCTGAAGGTAACGCTTCCGCGAGTAAAAATCCTGCAGATTCTGGAAGGCTCCCAGGGACTGCACATGAGTGCCGAAGATGTCTACAAGGCTTTGCTTGAAGCCGAAGAAGATGTAGGTTTGGCGACGGTTTATCGGGTGTTAACCCAGTTTGAGGGTGCCGGACTGGTGGTGCGGCACAACTTCGACAGTGGGCATTCCGTGTTTGAGCTGGCCCGTGGTGAACATCATGATCATATGGTGTGTGTTGAAAGCGGCGATATCATAGAGTTTGTTGATGAAGAAATCGAACGTCGGCAGAAAGAAGTTGCCGATCAGCATGGCTATGAAATCGTCGATCACAATCTTGTGCTCTATGTTAAGCCTAAGGACAAGTAA
- a CDS encoding outer membrane protein assembly factor BamE, with product MQKTPALTAALLSAALLAGCASSTDSGSRLISFPGAYKIDIQQGTVITQEMVDQLRPGMTRSQVQYVMGSPLLEDAFDRDRWDYVYSMQPGGGKRTQQTLTIFFKDDKLVSVQGDLRPTPQ from the coding sequence ATGCAAAAAACTCCGGCTCTGACCGCAGCACTCCTATCTGCCGCCCTTCTGGCTGGATGCGCCAGCTCTACAGACAGCGGCTCCAGACTGATTAGCTTTCCGGGTGCATACAAGATCGACATCCAGCAGGGTACCGTGATCACCCAGGAAATGGTGGATCAGCTCCGCCCCGGCATGACCCGCAGTCAGGTACAATACGTTATGGGCTCCCCTCTACTGGAAGATGCCTTTGACCGTGACCGCTGGGACTATGTCTACAGCATGCAGCCCGGAGGCGGAAAGCGCACTCAACAGACCCTGACCATCTTCTTCAAAGATGACAAGCTGGTGTCTGTGCAGGGTGACCTTCGTCCAACACCTCAATAA
- a CDS encoding RnfH family protein has product MTGEHSKPRVRVEVAYAKPHEQKILTIQVEEGTSLLEAVRQSGIQSFFPEIDVESSKLGLYGKAVPKPADQAVREGDRIEIYRALIADPKEVRKRRAAQAKQKKEASA; this is encoded by the coding sequence ATGACGGGTGAACATTCAAAGCCACGGGTTCGGGTAGAGGTGGCTTACGCCAAGCCCCACGAGCAGAAAATCCTGACGATTCAGGTCGAGGAAGGCACCAGCCTGTTGGAAGCTGTCAGACAGTCCGGTATTCAGTCTTTCTTTCCGGAAATAGACGTAGAGTCATCCAAGCTGGGTCTCTATGGGAAAGCGGTTCCGAAACCAGCTGATCAGGCGGTTCGTGAAGGTGACCGGATAGAGATTTACCGGGCTCTGATTGCCGATCCGAAAGAAGTACGAAAACGTCGCGCAGCTCAGGCTAAGCAGAAGAAAGAGGCTTCTGCCTGA
- a CDS encoding type II toxin-antitoxin system RatA family toxin: MSKVSRSALIMHSVEQMYELVADVESYSEFLPWCQSARILSSEGNVIEASLSLAKGGLGYEFATRNRMNRNESIEMQLLKGPFSHLQGAWTFKALGDEGCKVSLDLEFELSNPILQATVGSVFGQAMNKMVEAFCQRADQLYGTGNR, encoded by the coding sequence ATGTCTAAGGTGTCTCGTTCTGCACTGATTATGCACTCTGTCGAACAGATGTATGAACTGGTGGCTGATGTCGAGTCTTATTCCGAGTTTCTACCCTGGTGCCAGAGTGCGCGGATCCTTTCTTCCGAAGGTAATGTCATTGAGGCATCACTCAGTCTTGCCAAAGGTGGTCTTGGTTATGAGTTTGCCACGCGGAACCGAATGAACCGGAATGAGTCTATAGAAATGCAGTTGCTCAAAGGGCCGTTCTCGCATCTTCAGGGTGCATGGACGTTCAAAGCTCTGGGTGATGAGGGCTGTAAAGTGTCTCTGGATCTGGAATTTGAACTGTCTAACCCTATTTTGCAGGCGACCGTTGGCAGTGTATTCGGACAGGCTATGAACAAAATGGTGGAGGCTTTCTGCCAGCGTGCGGATCAGCTTTATGGAACGGGTAACAGGTAA
- a CDS encoding sodium-dependent transporter: MSGQNPTASKNTWNNRWTFILAAAGSAIGLGNIWKFPYIAGQYGGGAFVLMYILFIVMIGVPLLMAEAAIGRSARLSPLNAMRKLTSELGITRAWNGIAWMGMLTGFVILTFYSVIAGWSLSYAFELLSGHFSGMSPADVVNEFDGLVMSASRQTFWHTIFMGLTIFVTAGGIHKGLEKGLQVMMPTLFLLLIIMLGYSMFATGEFMRGFHFMFDFNFSNLTGAAVVAAMGQAFFTLSLGMCTLMAYGAYMPANNSIPRTALNVAFLDTLMAIISGLIVFPIVYAHGMEPSAGPGLLFISLTSAFASMSGGSLVGFIFFALVGIAALSSAISLIEPSLAWVTERFSMSRATATILIGGLVWFVGLANVLSFNHWSEVKILGRGFFDLFADATDLILLPLGGALTAIFAGWVMKRSVLSNELSLDTGMFNIWLALIRIVVPASVLLVLISALT, from the coding sequence ATGTCAGGACAAAATCCGACTGCGTCGAAAAATACATGGAATAATCGCTGGACCTTTATTTTGGCAGCCGCTGGCTCTGCTATTGGTCTGGGTAATATCTGGAAGTTCCCCTACATCGCCGGTCAATATGGCGGTGGCGCATTCGTCCTGATGTATATCCTGTTTATTGTCATGATTGGTGTTCCACTGCTGATGGCTGAAGCGGCCATTGGTCGTAGTGCGCGTTTAAGCCCGCTGAATGCTATGCGTAAGCTCACCAGTGAGCTGGGCATTACCCGGGCATGGAACGGTATTGCATGGATGGGTATGCTCACCGGCTTTGTCATTCTGACGTTTTATAGCGTTATAGCTGGCTGGTCTCTTTCGTATGCTTTTGAATTACTGAGTGGTCATTTTTCTGGCATGTCGCCAGCTGATGTTGTTAATGAATTTGACGGACTGGTGATGTCTGCTTCTCGCCAGACTTTCTGGCACACCATCTTTATGGGACTTACCATTTTCGTTACTGCCGGTGGTATTCACAAGGGTTTGGAAAAAGGTCTGCAGGTTATGATGCCGACCTTGTTCCTGTTGTTGATTATTATGTTGGGCTACAGCATGTTCGCGACCGGCGAATTTATGCGCGGTTTCCACTTCATGTTTGACTTCAACTTCAGCAATCTGACCGGAGCAGCGGTAGTGGCTGCGATGGGGCAGGCATTCTTCACGTTGAGCCTGGGTATGTGTACCCTGATGGCTTACGGTGCGTACATGCCAGCCAATAACTCTATTCCCCGTACTGCCCTGAATGTTGCCTTTCTGGATACGTTGATGGCGATTATCTCCGGCCTGATCGTATTCCCGATTGTTTATGCACATGGTATGGAGCCATCTGCTGGTCCGGGTCTGCTGTTTATCTCCCTGACTTCTGCTTTTGCCAGCATGTCCGGCGGCTCTCTGGTAGGCTTTATCTTCTTTGCTCTGGTAGGTATTGCGGCCCTGAGTTCTGCTATTTCCCTGATTGAGCCAAGTCTGGCGTGGGTAACCGAGCGATTCTCCATGAGTCGTGCGACTGCAACCATCCTGATTGGTGGTCTGGTGTGGTTTGTGGGTCTGGCAAACGTTCTGTCCTTCAATCACTGGTCGGAAGTGAAGATTCTGGGTCGGGGCTTCTTTGATCTGTTCGCCGATGCCACTGACTTGATTCTGCTGCCTCTGGGCGGTGCGCTGACGGCCATTTTTGCAGGCTGGGTAATGAAGCGTTCAGTGCTGTCCAATGAACTGTCTCTGGACACCGGCATGTTCAATATCTGGCTGGCTCTGATTCGAATTGTTGTGCCTGCCAGTGTACTGCTGGTGTTGATATCAGCACTGACGTAA
- the smpB gene encoding SsrA-binding protein SmpB, with product MAKKSKKGGKSDSSIVVNKKARHDYHLDESFEAGLSLAGWEVKSLRQGKVQLVDSYVLLKDGEAWLIGAQITPLNTASTHVIADPLRDRKLLLNKRELAKLFAETQQKGYTCVAVKLYWKQHLIKCQIALARGKKEFDKRAANKEREWNIEKQRVMHRG from the coding sequence ATGGCTAAGAAATCGAAAAAGGGCGGTAAGAGCGACTCCTCTATCGTCGTCAACAAAAAAGCTCGCCACGATTATCATCTTGATGAATCGTTTGAGGCGGGTCTCTCTCTCGCAGGCTGGGAAGTTAAAAGTCTCCGGCAGGGTAAAGTGCAGCTGGTCGATAGCTATGTACTGCTGAAAGACGGCGAAGCCTGGCTGATCGGTGCCCAGATTACCCCTCTGAACACCGCATCAACACATGTGATTGCTGACCCTCTGCGTGACCGAAAACTTTTGCTGAATAAGCGCGAGCTGGCGAAGCTGTTTGCCGAAACCCAGCAAAAGGGTTACACCTGCGTCGCTGTTAAACTGTACTGGAAACAACACCTGATCAAATGCCAGATTGCTCTGGCCCGAGGCAAAAAAGAGTTCGACAAGCGCGCTGCCAATAAAGAGCGTGAGTGGAACATTGAAAAACAGCGGGTCATGCATCGCGGCTAA
- a CDS encoding tyrosine-type recombinase/integrase: protein MDLSGIDLPKGVSVRTFAQSVTIQVQFSYRGDRCREVFTTISLPGESVTQNKEFIAAVKRNVKAAGDLLGRIRHEINQNTFSYQDHFPDSKNCKKYGHITHGHKTVEDYLKSFLAKAPKKVRTKTLKNYDRIINNQLIPEFGEMDVEDLTPGIIRDWVFEKSHCTSRKTISNILSPFKQAMDDAVMDRIISDNPVRALNLNRIITVESRQSEYKPDPFTEDEINILLDAMDGQIRNLFQFAFYTGLRTNELAGLTWQKIDFVNREVLVDEGLVEGEMGKLKTADKGVKSRKVLLLDQALDALLKQKAFTFLEGNFVFHHPFKNRHWYDDSQIRKFAWTPAFKRSGLRYRNPYQTRHTYAHMLIRDNENPWWIANQLGHKGLEMLNQHYGGWLEEAADKYKPRKRFTDQQLRAIK, encoded by the coding sequence ATGGACTTATCAGGGATCGACCTGCCGAAGGGTGTATCTGTCAGAACGTTTGCTCAATCGGTAACGATTCAGGTTCAGTTCTCCTATAGAGGAGACAGGTGTCGTGAAGTATTTACGACCATCAGTTTGCCCGGTGAGTCGGTTACTCAGAATAAGGAGTTCATTGCTGCCGTTAAACGGAATGTAAAAGCAGCAGGTGATCTGCTTGGTAGAATCCGACACGAAATCAATCAGAACACTTTTTCATATCAGGATCATTTTCCTGATTCAAAAAACTGTAAAAAATATGGGCATATCACTCACGGTCATAAAACCGTTGAGGATTACTTAAAATCCTTTCTGGCAAAAGCACCCAAGAAGGTTCGTACAAAAACACTCAAAAACTACGACCGTATCATTAACAACCAGCTCATTCCTGAGTTTGGCGAGATGGATGTTGAGGACTTAACTCCGGGTATCATCCGTGACTGGGTGTTTGAAAAGAGCCACTGCACGAGTCGAAAAACGATCAGTAACATACTGTCTCCTTTCAAGCAGGCCATGGATGATGCCGTCATGGATCGGATTATCAGTGACAATCCAGTGCGAGCGTTAAACCTGAATCGAATTATCACGGTCGAGTCTCGTCAGAGCGAGTATAAGCCAGATCCGTTCACTGAAGATGAAATCAATATTTTGCTGGATGCCATGGATGGGCAGATCAGAAACTTATTCCAGTTTGCTTTCTATACCGGGCTTCGTACCAATGAACTTGCAGGGCTGACCTGGCAAAAAATCGACTTTGTTAACCGTGAGGTGCTGGTTGATGAGGGGCTGGTTGAAGGAGAAATGGGTAAGTTGAAAACCGCAGACAAAGGCGTAAAGTCCAGAAAGGTGCTTTTACTGGATCAGGCACTGGATGCTTTGCTGAAACAAAAAGCATTCACTTTTCTGGAGGGGAACTTCGTATTCCATCACCCATTCAAAAACCGACATTGGTATGATGACTCTCAAATCCGAAAGTTTGCATGGACTCCAGCCTTCAAGCGATCCGGTTTGCGTTATCGCAATCCCTACCAGACCCGACACACTTATGCCCATATGCTGATTCGTGACAATGAGAACCCTTGGTGGATCGCTAACCAGCTTGGTCATAAAGGACTCGAAATGTTGAACCAGCATTATGGTGGTTGGCTGGAAGAGGCCGCTGACAAATATAAGCCTCGGAAGAGATTCACCGATCAGCAGCTTCGTGCCATCAAATAA
- a CDS encoding recombinase RecT yields MPKATAKKSPATQVVDTAEKPATIKDLLRNNKNTIAQALENTPLTPERLLSVCMTEIRKTPKLRECSQASLVGSIIQSAQLGLEPGSALGHCYLIPFWNNKLRSLECQFMLGYRGMLALARRSGSIVSIDARVVYAADEFSLLYGTITEIIHKPKLTGEKGGVVGVYAVAQLQGGGTQVDFMPVEDILKIRDSSKGVQSGKDTPWKTHFEEMAKKTVVRRLFKFLPVSVEALTAVGLDEKAEAGQSQCNEALIQEGDGGVLVDMDTGEIIEGKVTSAADLNRAL; encoded by the coding sequence ATGCCAAAAGCTACCGCTAAAAAATCACCGGCCACGCAGGTGGTGGATACCGCTGAAAAGCCAGCCACCATTAAAGACCTGCTCCGAAACAATAAAAACACCATTGCCCAGGCTCTGGAAAATACGCCACTGACACCAGAACGATTGCTGTCAGTGTGCATGACTGAAATCCGCAAAACCCCGAAGCTCAGGGAATGCTCGCAGGCATCTCTCGTCGGTTCCATCATCCAATCGGCACAGCTGGGGCTGGAGCCTGGCTCGGCACTGGGGCATTGCTACCTGATCCCATTCTGGAATAACAAGCTCCGCAGCCTTGAATGCCAGTTTATGCTCGGTTACCGGGGCATGCTGGCACTGGCTCGTCGCTCCGGTTCCATCGTCAGCATCGATGCTCGGGTGGTCTATGCCGCCGATGAGTTCAGCCTGCTCTATGGCACCATCACTGAAATAATCCACAAACCCAAGCTGACAGGGGAGAAAGGTGGCGTTGTAGGTGTCTATGCAGTAGCTCAGCTGCAGGGCGGTGGTACCCAGGTGGACTTCATGCCCGTCGAGGACATCCTGAAAATTCGGGACAGCTCCAAAGGGGTTCAGTCTGGCAAGGACACGCCATGGAAGACCCACTTTGAAGAGATGGCAAAGAAGACCGTGGTTCGCAGGTTGTTTAAATTCCTGCCGGTATCCGTAGAAGCGTTAACCGCTGTCGGTCTCGACGAAAAAGCCGAGGCGGGGCAGTCCCAGTGCAATGAAGCACTGATTCAGGAGGGTGATGGCGGTGTCCTTGTGGACATGGATACCGGGGAAATCATCGAAGGAAAAGTGACCAGTGCCGCAGACCTTAACCGGGCACTCTAG
- a CDS encoding PD-(D/E)XK nuclease-like domain-containing protein yields MKSGIYDQLPEQEYHAGEGLSASTLVEMGRSPAHCKARLDGLREKRTRALEIGQALHCAVLEPERFETDYILAPNPMDEQYADVVPVADTHLKAHCKKLGISGYSKLKKDDLKAAILEADPQTRFWDQVAEKAVAGRTILSENDMDLCHGVMGSVSRHQKASSAFSSGVAERSIYWEDPDTGILCRGRMDYYREDLGIVFDLKSCVDARYHRFQSDIMKYHYHMKASWYLKGCRAVGLPANGFAWLAIEKEEPYAIGLYMASDDMLELGRVDMDCLLKEFAECQASGIWPAYPQEFSTIELPDWAKKDLHDSFA; encoded by the coding sequence ATGAAATCAGGAATCTATGATCAACTCCCCGAGCAGGAGTACCATGCCGGTGAAGGGCTGTCAGCCTCAACACTGGTCGAAATGGGGCGTTCACCTGCCCATTGCAAGGCAAGGCTTGATGGGTTGCGGGAAAAGCGCACACGGGCGCTGGAAATCGGTCAGGCGCTGCATTGTGCGGTTCTGGAGCCTGAACGGTTCGAAACGGACTACATTCTGGCTCCAAACCCCATGGATGAGCAGTACGCTGATGTGGTGCCGGTGGCGGATACCCATCTCAAAGCCCACTGTAAAAAACTGGGTATCTCCGGTTACAGCAAGCTGAAAAAAGACGATCTGAAAGCTGCCATTCTGGAGGCTGACCCTCAAACCCGGTTCTGGGATCAGGTGGCTGAAAAGGCTGTCGCTGGCAGAACCATCCTGTCCGAGAATGATATGGATTTGTGCCATGGGGTCATGGGTTCTGTCTCTCGCCATCAAAAGGCATCTTCAGCTTTTTCCAGTGGTGTTGCCGAACGTTCTATCTATTGGGAAGATCCCGACACCGGCATACTCTGCCGTGGTCGCATGGACTATTACCGTGAGGATCTGGGCATCGTCTTCGACCTGAAGTCCTGTGTGGATGCCCGGTATCACCGGTTCCAGAGTGACATCATGAAATATCACTATCACATGAAGGCTTCGTGGTATCTCAAAGGCTGCAGGGCTGTCGGTCTCCCTGCTAATGGTTTCGCCTGGCTAGCCATTGAAAAAGAAGAGCCCTATGCCATCGGGTTGTATATGGCCTCTGATGACATGCTGGAACTGGGCAGGGTCGATATGGACTGCCTGCTGAAAGAGTTCGCTGAATGTCAGGCGTCCGGTATCTGGCCTGCCTATCCCCAAGAGTTCAGCACCATCGAATTACCCGACTGGGCAAAGAAGGATTTGCACGATTCGTTTGCATAA
- a CDS encoding helix-turn-helix domain-containing protein has translation MSTLGERLKAVRKQRGLTQAALADRVGARQGNINDIESGRNKSSKYLLALADVLNVDARWLERGIGQIRGVGVDVVNQGAPLPLYDMDTIKQLALDPNFEPVMIDQLYRCPTEHSDKAYSIQLVTPLYNFSAGCVLFVDPAGSYQNNDYVVCVFPDSGLVDIRQLATDGNASFIRNLDLSMPNEKRLLEVKIQVFPGGTLAIPQTTSTDSKTVILAGRIIFSGYRYN, from the coding sequence ATGTCTACGCTCGGCGAGCGCCTGAAAGCGGTGCGTAAACAACGTGGTCTGACTCAGGCGGCTTTGGCTGACAGAGTCGGAGCCAGGCAAGGCAATATCAACGACATAGAATCTGGCAGAAATAAATCGTCAAAGTACCTGCTTGCTCTTGCAGATGTGCTGAATGTCGATGCTCGCTGGTTGGAACGGGGAATAGGGCAAATAAGAGGCGTAGGTGTTGATGTCGTTAACCAAGGTGCCCCTCTTCCACTCTATGACATGGATACAATCAAGCAACTGGCTCTTGATCCGAACTTTGAGCCTGTCATGATTGATCAGCTGTACAGATGTCCGACTGAGCACTCAGACAAGGCCTATTCAATTCAGCTTGTTACTCCTTTGTATAATTTTTCTGCTGGCTGTGTGCTATTTGTTGATCCGGCAGGGTCTTATCAAAATAATGACTATGTTGTTTGTGTATTTCCTGACAGTGGGCTTGTAGATATCAGACAATTAGCCACTGATGGAAATGCAAGTTTCATCAGAAATTTAGACCTCTCCATGCCGAATGAAAAACGCCTTTTAGAAGTTAAGATACAGGTTTTTCCGGGAGGTACGCTAGCGATTCCACAAACAACGAGTACTGATTCCAAAACTGTAATCTTGGCTGGCAGAATTATTTTTTCAGGTTATAGATACAACTGA
- a CDS encoding Mor transcription activator family protein: MSNEPEIIELLGTQTTLKLEQTLGGQRKYIAAKPTPESSIVNVIGMEAAIKLATRFGGMLLYIPQHLAARQRNQEITLAVWSGEHKQLIGQRFGLVERTIRKVVQGDNHPRFGLSCRLLRAQTQGYMDGRQQPKRAGKESGGIGTPGQRTGKHAPKSH; encoded by the coding sequence ATGAGTAACGAACCGGAAATCATCGAGCTGCTGGGCACTCAAACCACCCTGAAACTGGAGCAAACGCTCGGCGGTCAGCGGAAATACATTGCAGCGAAACCTACTCCTGAATCCTCAATAGTCAATGTCATCGGTATGGAAGCGGCGATAAAACTCGCTACCCGGTTCGGAGGCATGCTGCTCTACATTCCGCAACACCTTGCAGCAAGGCAGCGAAATCAGGAAATAACCCTCGCCGTTTGGTCTGGTGAGCATAAGCAACTAATTGGTCAGCGTTTTGGATTGGTAGAGCGAACCATAAGAAAAGTGGTTCAGGGGGATAACCACCCTCGTTTCGGTTTGTCATGTCGCTTACTCAGAGCGCAAACGCAGGGATACATGGATGGCAGACAGCAACCAAAACGAGCTGGAAAAGAGTCTGGCGGTATTGGAACACCGGGTCAGCGAACTGGAAAGCACGCCCCCAAGAGTCATTAA
- a CDS encoding replication protein P, which translates to MELIPSSPTETTTLATPAGSTTPDVPHPQESSRLTGKTVNYFFFRLKRTYGADYKVKFPNDRTEDTAKAEWHDQIAQLTRPQIDAGFVRMRQLMTEEPEKWRFPNVAKAIHLCKPRPEDYGMPPVDRAWREVEEHSHEPLEHNWSHRGVYIAGHYTGWFDIRNEENRFERQTLKKKFIVEYHRVVMRIFTTGQTEPAQALEHQQTTLSEAEKSNRYHERELEQTMIRQGIHPRAGRNKSRERLQSLGFLLKKS; encoded by the coding sequence ATGGAGCTAATCCCGTCTTCTCCGACAGAGACTACGACCTTAGCGACACCAGCTGGCTCAACGACCCCGGACGTCCCCCACCCGCAGGAGAGTAGCCGTCTGACAGGCAAGACAGTGAATTATTTTTTCTTCCGGCTGAAACGCACCTACGGAGCAGATTACAAGGTGAAGTTTCCCAATGACCGGACGGAGGATACTGCCAAGGCCGAGTGGCATGACCAGATCGCCCAGCTGACCCGACCACAGATCGATGCCGGGTTTGTCAGGATGCGACAGCTGATGACCGAGGAACCGGAGAAATGGCGTTTTCCCAACGTGGCCAAGGCGATTCATCTGTGCAAACCCAGACCGGAGGATTACGGCATGCCACCCGTTGACCGGGCATGGCGGGAAGTGGAAGAACACAGCCATGAACCACTGGAGCACAATTGGTCGCACCGGGGAGTCTACATAGCGGGTCACTACACCGGCTGGTTTGATATCCGCAACGAGGAAAACCGCTTCGAGCGACAAACGCTGAAGAAAAAATTCATCGTGGAGTACCACCGTGTGGTGATGCGAATTTTTACCACCGGGCAAACGGAACCTGCCCAGGCACTGGAGCACCAGCAAACGACGTTGAGTGAAGCAGAGAAGTCTAACCGCTACCACGAACGAGAGCTGGAACAGACCATGATCCGGCAAGGGATTCACCCCAGAGCAGGCAGGAACAAGAGCCGTGAACGACTTCAGTCGCTCGGTTTCTTGTTGAAAAAGAGCTGA